One Sphingomonas sp. SUN039 genomic window carries:
- the panB gene encoding 3-methyl-2-oxobutanoate hydroxymethyltransferase has protein sequence MSTTFTLDTSTSRANPTPAPMKRLTIPAIRARKDAGATAEPLVMLTAYTVRMAQLLDPHCDMLLIGDSLGQVIYGLPSTLPVTLDMMCAHGAAVVRGSYHSVVVVDMPFGSYEGSPQQAFASASRVMAETGCAAIKLEGGQAMAETIAFLSARGIPVMAHVGLTPQAVNQLGGYGARGRSQAEYARILDDAKAVADAGAFAMVLEGVVDTLADGVTASVDVPVIGIGASAQCDGQVLVTEDMLGLFERTPRFVKRYGDMAGFVGDAAAAYAADVRARAFPTADQIYVAKRKSDA, from the coding sequence ATGTCCACCACTTTCACGCTCGACACCTCGACCAGCCGCGCCAACCCGACGCCCGCGCCGATGAAGCGGCTGACGATCCCCGCGATCCGCGCGCGCAAGGATGCGGGCGCGACGGCCGAGCCGCTGGTCATGCTGACCGCCTATACGGTGCGGATGGCGCAGTTGCTCGATCCGCATTGCGACATGTTGTTGATCGGCGATTCGCTGGGGCAGGTAATTTACGGACTGCCTTCGACCTTGCCGGTGACGCTCGACATGATGTGCGCGCACGGCGCGGCGGTGGTGCGGGGCAGTTACCACAGCGTCGTCGTCGTCGATATGCCGTTCGGCAGTTACGAGGGGTCGCCGCAACAGGCATTTGCCAGCGCCAGCCGGGTGATGGCGGAAACCGGGTGCGCCGCGATCAAGCTGGAGGGCGGGCAGGCAATGGCCGAAACCATCGCCTTTCTGTCGGCGCGCGGCATTCCGGTGATGGCGCATGTCGGGCTGACGCCGCAGGCGGTGAACCAGCTCGGCGGCTATGGCGCGCGCGGACGCAGCCAGGCCGAATATGCGCGCATCCTCGACGATGCGAAGGCGGTGGCGGACGCCGGTGCCTTTGCCATGGTGCTCGAGGGCGTGGTCGATACGCTGGCCGATGGGGTGACCGCCAGCGTCGATGTGCCCGTCATCGGCATCGGCGCGTCTGCCCAATGCGACGGGCAGGTGCTGGTGACAGAGGACATGCTTGGCCTGTTCGAACGCACCCCACGCTTTGTGAAACGCTATGGCGACATGGCCGGGTTCGTCGGCGACGCGGCAGCCGCCTATGCAGCGGACGTGCGCGCGCGGGCGTTCCCGACGGCGGACCAGATCTATGTCGCGAAGCGCAAAAGCGACGCCTAA
- a CDS encoding DUF427 domain-containing protein → MVKAVWNGVTIAESNDTVVVEGNHYFPRASVDAALLTDSATTSVCPWKGTARYHNIVAGGATNVDAAWYYPDPKPAAGEIRDRIAFWKGVQVG, encoded by the coding sequence ATGGTCAAGGCAGTGTGGAACGGCGTGACGATTGCCGAAAGCAACGACACGGTGGTGGTCGAGGGCAATCATTATTTCCCGCGCGCGAGCGTCGATGCGGCACTGCTGACCGACAGCGCGACCACGAGTGTGTGCCCGTGGAAGGGCACCGCGCGCTATCACAACATCGTCGCGGGCGGCGCGACGAACGTGGATGCGGCGTGGTATTACCCCGATCCCAAACCGGCGGCAGGCGAGATCAGGGACCGGATCGCGTTCTGGAAGGGCGTGCAGGTCGGGTGA
- a CDS encoding RidA family protein, translating into MARQLISSGSPFEAVVGYSRAVVQGDWCFVAGTTGYDYATMTMPADVRDQARNALGTIAKSLAEGGFALTDVVRATYYIADAAHWDVVGPVLGETFGTIRPASTCIVTGLVTPEMKIEIEVTAFRG; encoded by the coding sequence GTGGCAAGGCAGCTGATTTCTTCGGGGTCGCCGTTCGAGGCCGTCGTCGGCTATTCGCGGGCCGTGGTGCAGGGCGACTGGTGCTTTGTCGCCGGGACGACGGGCTATGATTATGCGACGATGACGATGCCCGCCGACGTCCGCGATCAGGCGCGGAATGCGCTGGGCACGATTGCGAAGTCATTGGCCGAGGGCGGGTTCGCGCTGACCGATGTCGTGCGCGCGACCTATTATATTGCGGACGCCGCGCATTGGGATGTCGTCGGGCCAGTGCTGGGCGAGACGTTCGGCACGATCCGTCCGGCATCGACGTGCATTGTAACCGGCCTTGTCACCCCCGAGATGAAGATCGAGATCGAAGTCACGGCATTCAGAGGGTAG
- a CDS encoding arsenate reductase, whose amino-acid sequence MGVVLFGIPNCDTVKKARTWLDARGLTYAFHDYKKLGVDAATLNRWADVVGWEVLLNRAGTTFKKLPDADKVDIDRAKAIALMVANPSMIKRPVVEGAGPLLVGFKPDEWATVFPA is encoded by the coding sequence GTGGGCGTAGTTCTTTTTGGCATCCCCAATTGCGACACCGTGAAAAAGGCACGGACGTGGCTCGACGCGCGCGGTCTGACCTATGCGTTCCATGATTATAAGAAGCTCGGCGTGGATGCGGCGACGCTGAACCGCTGGGCGGATGTGGTCGGGTGGGAGGTTTTGCTCAATCGTGCCGGCACGACTTTCAAGAAACTGCCCGATGCCGACAAGGTGGACATCGACCGGGCGAAGGCCATCGCGCTGATGGTCGCCAATCCGTCGATGATCAAACGGCCGGTGGTCGAAGGAGCGGGGCCGTTGCTGGTCGGCTTCAAGCCCGATGAGTGGGCGACAGTATTCCCCGCCTGA
- the guaA gene encoding glutamine-hydrolyzing GMP synthase: protein MASLREAMSQPSSILIVDFGSQVTQLIARRVREAGVYCEIAPFNAAEAAFDRMQPAGIIFGGGPASVTHEGSPRAPQRFFDAGIPILGICYGQQTMCAQLGGKVGSTESREFGRAFLQVDESCVLFDGLWKPGESHQVWMSHGDKVEALPPGFRVVATSERAPFAVVADDARRFYATMFHPEVVHTPDGAKLIANFVRHVCGCAGDWTMAGYRAAKIADIRAQVGDKRVICGLSGGVDSAVAAVLIHEAIGAQLTCVYVDHGLMRLGESEQVVGLFREHYGIPLVHVNAEVLFLNGLKGLTDPEAKRKFIGKTFIDVFDDEAKKIGGADFLAQGTLYPDVIESVSFTGGPSVTIKSHHNVGGLPERMNMGLVEPLRELFKDEVRALGRELGLPEVFVGRHPFPGPGLAIRIPGEVTKERCDVLRKADAIYLEEIRNAGLYDAIWQAFAVLLPVRTVGVMGDGRTYENVCALRAVTSVDGMTADIYPFDAAFLSRVATRIVNEVEGINRVVYDYTSKPPGTIEWE, encoded by the coding sequence ATGGCTTCGCTACGCGAAGCCATGTCCCAGCCTTCTTCCATCCTTATCGTCGATTTCGGTAGCCAGGTTACCCAGCTCATCGCGCGCCGCGTGCGCGAGGCGGGGGTTTATTGCGAGATCGCGCCGTTCAACGCCGCCGAGGCCGCGTTCGACCGGATGCAACCTGCGGGCATCATCTTCGGCGGCGGACCCGCTTCGGTCACGCATGAGGGCAGCCCGCGCGCGCCGCAGCGGTTCTTCGACGCGGGCATTCCCATCCTCGGCATCTGTTACGGCCAGCAGACGATGTGCGCGCAGCTGGGCGGCAAGGTCGGCAGCACCGAAAGCCGCGAGTTCGGGCGTGCGTTTTTGCAGGTCGATGAGAGCTGCGTGCTGTTCGACGGCCTGTGGAAACCGGGCGAAAGCCATCAGGTGTGGATGAGCCACGGCGACAAGGTCGAGGCGCTGCCGCCGGGGTTCCGCGTTGTCGCCACGTCGGAACGCGCGCCGTTCGCGGTCGTCGCCGATGACGCGCGGCGGTTCTATGCGACGATGTTCCACCCCGAGGTTGTCCATACCCCCGACGGGGCGAAGCTGATCGCCAATTTCGTGCGCCACGTCTGCGGCTGCGCGGGCGACTGGACGATGGCCGGGTATCGCGCAGCCAAGATCGCCGACATCCGCGCGCAAGTCGGCGACAAGCGCGTGATCTGCGGCCTGTCTGGCGGCGTCGATTCGGCGGTCGCGGCGGTGCTGATCCACGAGGCGATCGGTGCGCAACTGACTTGCGTCTATGTCGATCACGGCCTGATGCGGCTGGGCGAGAGCGAGCAGGTCGTGGGTCTGTTCCGCGAGCATTACGGCATCCCGCTGGTGCATGTGAATGCCGAGGTGCTGTTCCTGAACGGCCTGAAGGGGCTGACCGACCCCGAGGCCAAGCGCAAGTTCATCGGCAAGACCTTCATCGACGTGTTCGACGACGAGGCAAAAAAGATCGGCGGCGCGGACTTCCTCGCGCAGGGGACGCTTTATCCCGATGTCATCGAGAGCGTGTCGTTTACCGGCGGGCCGAGCGTCACCATCAAGAGCCATCACAATGTCGGGGGCCTGCCCGAACGCATGAACATGGGGCTGGTCGAGCCGTTGCGCGAACTGTTCAAGGACGAGGTCCGCGCGCTGGGCCGCGAACTGGGCCTGCCCGAAGTGTTCGTCGGGCGGCATCCCTTCCCGGGGCCGGGGCTGGCGATCCGCATTCCGGGCGAAGTGACCAAGGAACGCTGCGACGTGCTGCGGAAAGCCGACGCGATTTATCTAGAGGAAATCCGCAATGCGGGGCTCTACGATGCGATCTGGCAGGCGTTTGCGGTGCTCCTGCCGGTGCGGACGGTGGGCGTAATGGGCGACGGGCGAACCTACGAGAATGTGTGCGCTCTGCGGGCGGTGACGAGCGTAGATGGCATGACGGCGGATATCTACCCCTTCGACGCGGCATTCCTGTCACGGGTTGCAACGCGGATCGTCAACGAGGTCGAGGGGATCAACCGCGTGGTGTACGATTATACGAGTAAGCCGCCGGGGACGATCGAGTGGGAATAG
- a CDS encoding NAD(P)/FAD-dependent oxidoreductase, whose amino-acid sequence MMRALDIAVAGCGPGGLAAALLLHRDGHRVTMFERFDAPRPIGSGLMLQPTGLAVLHRLGLRDAAVGCGARIDRLVGQAGMRTVLDVRYAALGSGAHFGVGIHRAALFGVLHEAVGAAGITVETSRTITASTERGGKRWLGFEGGAEAGPFDLVVDMLGSRTPLTADTGRDLAYGALWATLDWPEDGPFDVHALQQRYRAASVMAGVLPVGTVPGSGAAKAAFFWSLRADRLAGWRTAGLEAWKADAAALWPETAPLLAQIGDAGQLTFARYAHCTLARPAARGLIHLGDAWHSASPQLGQGANMALLDAWALALALRREGDPDAAIMRAVALRRRHVRLYQWLTALFTPVYQSDSRVLPFVRDRLVGPLSKLWPATRIQAAMVGGLVGNPLGPLELAA is encoded by the coding sequence ATGATGCGGGCGCTCGACATAGCGGTGGCGGGGTGCGGGCCCGGCGGGTTGGCGGCGGCGTTGCTGCTGCACCGCGACGGGCATCGCGTCACGATGTTCGAGCGGTTCGACGCGCCGCGCCCGATCGGGTCGGGGCTGATGCTGCAGCCGACCGGACTGGCCGTGCTGCACCGCCTCGGCCTGCGCGACGCGGCGGTGGGGTGCGGGGCGCGGATCGACCGGCTGGTCGGGCAGGCGGGCATGCGGACGGTGCTCGATGTGCGCTATGCGGCGCTCGGGTCGGGTGCGCATTTCGGGGTCGGCATCCACCGCGCGGCGCTGTTCGGCGTGCTGCACGAGGCGGTGGGTGCAGCGGGGATCACGGTCGAGACATCGCGGACGATAACCGCCAGCACCGAACGCGGTGGCAAGCGCTGGCTCGGCTTTGAGGGCGGCGCGGAAGCGGGGCCGTTCGACCTGGTCGTCGACATGTTGGGGTCGCGGACGCCGCTGACCGCCGATACCGGGCGCGATCTGGCCTATGGGGCGCTGTGGGCGACGCTCGACTGGCCGGAAGACGGGCCGTTCGATGTTCACGCCTTGCAGCAACGCTACCGCGCGGCGAGCGTCATGGCCGGTGTGCTGCCGGTGGGGACGGTGCCGGGCTCGGGCGCGGCAAAGGCGGCGTTCTTCTGGTCGTTGCGCGCCGACCGGCTGGCGGGCTGGCGCACGGCCGGGCTCGAGGCGTGGAAAGCCGATGCGGCGGCGCTGTGGCCGGAGACTGCGCCGCTGCTCGCGCAGATTGGCGATGCCGGACAGCTGACCTTTGCGCGCTATGCCCATTGCACGCTCGCGCGGCCGGCAGCGCGCGGGCTGATCCACCTCGGCGATGCGTGGCATTCGGCCAGTCCGCAGCTGGGGCAGGGGGCGAACATGGCGCTGCTCGACGCCTGGGCGCTGGCGCTGGCATTGCGCCGCGAGGGCGACCCCGATGCGGCGATCATGCGCGCGGTCGCGCTGCGGCGGCGGCATGTACGGCTCTATCAATGGCTGACCGCGCTGTTCACGCCGGTGTACCAGTCGGATAGCCGGGTGCTGCCGTTCGTGCGCGACCGGCTGGTCGGGCCGCTATCGAAGCTATGGCCCGCCACCCGCATCCAGGCGGCGATGGTCGGTGGGCTCGTCGGCAATCCGCTGGGGCCGCTGGAGCTGGCGGCGTGA
- a CDS encoding type IIL restriction-modification enzyme MmeI, which yields MVLEIWHVCCGGGTARIAFVATNSICQGEQVAQLWPKLFNERRLEIAFAHRTFVWPGRAAVHCVIVGLAHRGDEPTEKRLFSYVAGKGDPIETRTDWLTAYLHPIGATFRHQTVAESSVALNGARKIVIGSKPIDGGYLIFDPVERQRLVNAEPEAAVHLRPYVGSKEFINGGGRWILALQSVAPSEWRNSPTIRERVSRVRAYRRGEIPSKGKDERKQEAGTSASALADTPTAFHVTVIPERPFLVIPEVSSEQRRYIPMGWAEPPTIPSNKLKLLPDATLWEFGVLTSAMHMAWTDHIGGRLKSDYQYGIGLNYNTFPWPTASDAQRAKIEAFAQQVLDARRLAKNATSSLADLYDPLGMSPELLSAHRALDAAVDKLYAPKGFADDRARVEHLFREYEKLVLPTAAAPAANRRTNRRVARENGISG from the coding sequence GTGGTTCTTGAAATCTGGCACGTATGTTGCGGGGGGGGTACTGCCCGCATCGCCTTCGTCGCGACCAATTCGATCTGTCAGGGCGAGCAGGTGGCCCAGCTCTGGCCGAAGCTGTTCAACGAACGTCGTCTGGAAATCGCCTTCGCCCATCGCACCTTCGTCTGGCCGGGCCGCGCGGCGGTGCATTGCGTCATCGTCGGGCTGGCGCACCGAGGGGACGAGCCGACGGAAAAGCGGCTGTTCAGCTATGTCGCAGGCAAAGGCGATCCTATCGAAACACGAACTGACTGGCTCACCGCTTACCTTCACCCAATCGGTGCAACCTTTCGACATCAGACGGTCGCAGAGTCATCGGTGGCTTTGAACGGGGCGCGAAAGATTGTTATCGGCTCAAAGCCGATAGACGGTGGCTACTTGATATTCGACCCGGTCGAGCGCCAGCGGTTGGTTAATGCCGAGCCGGAGGCTGCCGTGCATCTCCGGCCTTACGTAGGGTCGAAGGAGTTCATAAACGGTGGTGGACGCTGGATATTGGCGTTGCAATCCGTTGCACCAAGCGAATGGCGTAACTCGCCAACCATTCGTGAGCGTGTTTCCCGCGTGCGAGCATACCGGCGCGGCGAGATTCCGAGCAAGGGAAAGGACGAACGAAAGCAGGAAGCTGGTACCTCGGCATCTGCCTTAGCAGATACGCCTACCGCCTTTCACGTAACCGTCATCCCGGAGCGCCCCTTTCTCGTAATCCCTGAAGTCTCCAGCGAGCAGCGGCGTTACATTCCCATGGGATGGGCTGAGCCTCCGACTATTCCTAGTAACAAACTGAAGCTGTTGCCGGATGCCACTCTTTGGGAGTTCGGCGTGCTTACGAGCGCGATGCACATGGCTTGGACTGATCATATTGGTGGGCGACTGAAGAGCGACTACCAATACGGGATAGGTCTTAACTACAATACTTTTCCTTGGCCCACTGCGTCGGACGCCCAACGTGCAAAGATCGAAGCATTTGCACAGCAGGTATTGGATGCGCGCAGGCTGGCTAAGAATGCCACTTCTTCGCTTGCCGACCTCTACGATCCGCTAGGGATGTCGCCAGAACTTTTGTCAGCGCACCGGGCACTCGATGCAGCAGTTGATAAGCTCTACGCCCCAAAAGGCTTTGCCGACGACCGCGCACGGGTCGAGCATCTGTTCCGCGAATATGAAAAGCTCGTGCTGCCGACCGCCGCCGCGCCCGCCGCCAACCGCCGCACCAACCGCCGTGTGGCGCGAGAAAATGGGATCAGCGGCTAG
- a CDS encoding prolyl oligopeptidase family protein — protein sequence MAETPLAYPETATVDVVETAFGEKVADPYRWLENDVRTDAKVRDWVTAENKVTDAYLATLPGREAFKTRMQALYNYERMGTPRKAGARYFYSHNSGLQNQSTLWVRDGLGGAGRLLLDPNLWAKDGATALAEWAPSDDGRYLAYAVQDGGTDWRTLKVIDAGTGKELADRIEWVKYSGIAWKPDGSGFFYSRFDAPKEGAKFQALTTNQQVWFHRIGTAQDADAMVYATPDRPKLGHGAQVTDDGKYLVISSSQGTDPKVEVTVAPLAATATGAGVGTPRTLVAGLDNNWELAGTVGSKFWYVTDKDAPKGRVALVDVAARAPKFKAVIPETANTLVGASLIGQRLVVAYLGDAKSEAELFELTGKSLGRVPLPDIGTAAGFGGRTGDSESFYTFTGFATPATVYRYDSATNRSTPVFQPKLAFDPAAFETQQVFYPSKDGTKIPMFVVRKKGLTVPASTLLYGYGGFNISMTPGFSATRLAWLEAGGVLAIANLRGGGEYGNAWHEAGKRAQKQNVFDDFIAAGEWLVAQGITTKAQLAIQGGSNGGLLVGAVVNQRPDLFAAALPAVGVMDMLRFNRFTAGRYWTDDYGDPGVEADWKVLRAYSPLHNIREGTAYPAILVTTADTDDRVVPGHSFKYAAALQAAKLGDRPQLIRIETRAGHGSGKPTDKIIEEAADQWAFIAKWTGMRLERPSVTSGLPKQPGS from the coding sequence ATGGCTGAAACCCCGCTGGCCTATCCCGAAACCGCGACCGTCGATGTCGTCGAGACCGCGTTCGGCGAGAAAGTCGCCGATCCGTATCGCTGGCTCGAAAACGACGTCCGCACGGACGCGAAGGTGCGCGACTGGGTGACGGCGGAGAACAAGGTCACCGACGCCTATCTGGCGACCCTGCCGGGGCGCGAGGCGTTCAAGACGCGGATGCAGGCGCTGTACAATTACGAGCGGATGGGGACGCCGCGGAAGGCGGGCGCGCGCTATTTCTATTCGCATAACAGCGGGTTGCAGAACCAGTCGACCCTGTGGGTGCGCGACGGGCTGGGCGGGGCGGGGCGGTTGCTGCTCGATCCCAATCTCTGGGCGAAGGACGGGGCGACCGCGCTGGCGGAATGGGCACCGTCGGACGACGGGCGGTATCTGGCCTATGCCGTGCAGGACGGCGGCACCGACTGGCGCACGTTGAAGGTGATCGATGCGGGCACCGGCAAGGAGCTGGCCGACCGGATCGAATGGGTGAAATATTCGGGCATCGCGTGGAAGCCCGACGGCAGCGGGTTCTTTTACTCGCGCTTCGATGCGCCGAAGGAAGGCGCGAAGTTTCAGGCGCTGACCACGAATCAGCAAGTCTGGTTCCACCGCATCGGCACCGCGCAGGATGCTGACGCGATGGTCTATGCGACGCCCGACCGGCCCAAGCTCGGCCACGGCGCGCAAGTGACCGACGACGGCAAATATCTGGTGATCAGCTCGTCGCAGGGGACCGATCCCAAGGTCGAGGTGACGGTCGCGCCGCTGGCCGCGACCGCGACGGGCGCGGGCGTCGGCACGCCGCGCACCCTGGTGGCGGGCCTCGACAATAATTGGGAATTGGCGGGGACGGTCGGCTCGAAGTTCTGGTATGTGACCGACAAGGACGCGCCCAAGGGGCGGGTCGCGCTGGTCGACGTTGCCGCGCGCGCGCCGAAGTTCAAGGCAGTGATCCCCGAGACCGCCAATACGCTGGTCGGGGCGTCGCTGATCGGCCAGCGGCTGGTCGTCGCCTATCTGGGCGATGCCAAGTCGGAGGCCGAATTGTTCGAGCTGACCGGCAAGTCGCTGGGGCGGGTACCGCTGCCCGACATCGGCACGGCGGCGGGCTTCGGCGGGCGCACCGGGGACAGCGAGAGCTTCTACACCTTCACCGGCTTTGCGACGCCCGCGACGGTCTATCGCTACGACAGTGCGACCAACCGCAGTACGCCGGTGTTCCAGCCCAAGCTCGCCTTCGACCCGGCCGCGTTCGAGACGCAGCAGGTGTTCTATCCGTCGAAGGACGGCACCAAAATTCCGATGTTCGTCGTGCGGAAAAAAGGGCTGACCGTCCCCGCCTCGACGCTGCTCTACGGCTATGGCGGGTTCAACATTTCGATGACGCCGGGGTTCAGCGCGACGCGGCTGGCGTGGCTGGAGGCGGGCGGGGTGCTCGCCATCGCCAATCTGCGCGGCGGCGGCGAATACGGGAACGCGTGGCACGAAGCGGGGAAGCGCGCGCAGAAGCAGAATGTGTTCGACGATTTCATCGCGGCGGGCGAATGGCTGGTCGCGCAGGGGATCACGACCAAGGCGCAACTGGCGATCCAGGGCGGCTCGAACGGCGGGTTGCTGGTGGGGGCCGTGGTCAACCAGCGGCCGGACCTGTTTGCGGCGGCGCTCCCCGCTGTGGGCGTGATGGACATGCTGCGCTTCAACCGGTTTACGGCGGGGCGCTACTGGACCGACGATTACGGCGATCCGGGCGTCGAGGCCGACTGGAAAGTGCTGCGCGCGTACTCGCCGCTGCACAATATCCGTGAGGGGACGGCGTACCCTGCGATCCTGGTGACGACCGCGGATACCGACGACCGCGTGGTGCCGGGGCACAGCTTCAAATATGCCGCGGCGCTGCAAGCGGCGAAACTCGGCGACCGTCCCCAGCTGATCCGCATCGAGACGCGGGCAGGACATGGCAGCGGCAAGCCGACCGACAAGATCATCGAAGAAGCGGCCGACCAATGGGCGTTCATTGCCAAGTGGACGGGGATGAGACTTGAGCGCCCGAGCGTAACGAGCGGGTTGCCGAAGCAACCCGGGAGTTAG
- the rplQ gene encoding 50S ribosomal protein L17 → MRHRVGGRKLQRTSSHRTAMFRNMAAALIKHEQITTTLAKARELRPYTEKLVTLAKKGGLSNRRLAHARLLDDTQLVKLFDVIGPRYAERAGGYCRVVKAGIRASDAADMAIIEFVDRDVSAKGQDSGPVMGDDAMEDAA, encoded by the coding sequence ATGCGCCATCGTGTCGGCGGACGTAAGCTCCAGCGCACTTCTTCGCATCGCACGGCCATGTTCCGCAACATGGCGGCGGCGCTCATCAAGCATGAGCAGATCACGACGACGCTCGCCAAGGCGCGCGAGCTGCGGCCTTATACCGAGAAGCTGGTGACGCTGGCCAAGAAGGGCGGCCTGTCGAACCGGCGTCTGGCGCATGCGCGGCTGCTCGACGACACGCAGCTGGTGAAATTGTTCGACGTCATCGGCCCGCGCTATGCCGAGCGTGCGGGCGGTTATTGCCGCGTGGTGAAGGCGGGCATCCGCGCGTCGGACGCCGCCGATATGGCGATCATCGAATTCGTCGACCGCGACGTGTCGGCCAAGGGGCAGGACTCCGGGCCGGTGATGGGCGACGACGCGATGGAAGACGCCGCTTAA
- a CDS encoding terminase large subunit domain-containing protein, protein MAATVEEARTVMVEGPSGILACARTGEIREWSPARRTITFASGAQAFLYSGASPEGLRGPEHDFAWCDELAKWRHPQSSWDNLSFGLRRGSWPRALITTTPRAGTVLGAILDLPDTVRTGGSTRANVYLPDAYVSGVEARYAAGRAGARRGVAGGRGGEFVAGGVD, encoded by the coding sequence GTGGCGGCGACTGTGGAGGAGGCCCGCACCGTCATGGTCGAGGGGCCTTCCGGCATTCTTGCTTGTGCGCGGACGGGCGAGATTCGCGAATGGTCGCCGGCGCGGCGGACGATCACGTTCGCGAGCGGGGCGCAGGCGTTTCTCTATTCGGGGGCGTCGCCGGAGGGGTTGCGGGGGCCGGAGCATGATTTTGCGTGGTGTGACGAGCTGGCCAAGTGGCGGCATCCGCAATCGAGCTGGGACAATCTGTCGTTCGGGCTGCGGCGGGGGAGTTGGCCGCGCGCGCTGATCACCACAACGCCACGCGCGGGGACGGTGCTGGGGGCGATCCTCGATCTGCCCGATACGGTGCGGACGGGCGGATCGACGCGGGCGAATGTGTATCTGCCCGACGCTTATGTCTCCGGCGTCGAGGCGCGGTACGCGGCTGGGCGCGCAGGAGCTCGACGGGGTGTTGCTGGCGGACGTGGAGGGGAGTTTGTGGCCGGCGGGGTTGATTGA
- a CDS encoding PA2169 family four-helix-bundle protein has protein sequence MFDTSTDIRTLNSLIATTLDSVDGYTEAAKASDNPRFADLFTARASERRSIVTQLQGEVTRLGGNPEDDGTVLASMHRTFLDLKAAVTGRDDKAIVNEVERGEDHILHKFQDALKDEDLSPETKTAIQSAFGSVRTGHDQMRDLKHSMEASG, from the coding sequence ATGTTCGACACCAGCACCGACATCCGCACCCTGAATTCGCTGATCGCGACGACGCTCGACAGCGTCGACGGCTATACCGAAGCGGCCAAGGCATCCGACAACCCGCGTTTCGCCGACCTGTTCACCGCCCGCGCCAGCGAGCGTCGCAGCATCGTCACCCAGTTGCAGGGCGAAGTGACCCGCTTGGGCGGCAACCCCGAGGACGACGGCACCGTGCTCGCCAGCATGCACCGCACTTTCCTCGACCTGAAAGCCGCCGTTACCGGCCGCGACGACAAGGCAATCGTCAACGAGGTCGAGCGCGGCGAGGACCATATCCTTCACAAGTTCCAGGACGCGCTGAAGGACGAAGACCTGTCGCCCGAAACCAAGACCGCGATCCAGAGCGCCTTCGGGTCGGTCCGCACTGGCCACGACCAGATGCGCGACCTGAAGCATTCGATGGAAGCATCGGGCTGA
- a CDS encoding response regulator transcription factor, with product MTDNASDTLPVIRVAILEDDTPARKFYTRMFEKAQGFELVFAAADVASAHAALPGARVDVALVDIRLPDGNGLEFIPPFIAETGGKALILTVLGDRASVMLAFEFGASGYLLKDTPPEQILRDIRALVHGGCPISPQAAAHLLSLVAPSKPASSDQPDNILTPRECDVLTMFAKGLSYQDAAAALDLSVHTIGDHVKRIYRKMQVRSRSEAVFEAVQNGWLDG from the coding sequence ATGACCGACAACGCGAGCGACACCCTGCCCGTCATCCGCGTCGCCATCCTTGAGGACGACACCCCGGCGCGCAAATTCTACACGCGGATGTTCGAGAAAGCCCAAGGGTTCGAGCTGGTCTTTGCCGCCGCCGATGTTGCATCGGCACACGCCGCGCTGCCCGGCGCAAGAGTCGATGTCGCACTCGTCGATATCCGCCTGCCCGACGGCAACGGGCTGGAATTCATCCCGCCATTCATTGCCGAGACCGGCGGCAAGGCACTGATCCTGACGGTGCTCGGCGACCGCGCCAGCGTGATGCTCGCGTTCGAATTCGGCGCGAGCGGCTATCTGCTCAAGGATACCCCGCCCGAACAAATCCTCCGTGACATCCGCGCGCTCGTCCACGGCGGCTGCCCAATCAGCCCGCAGGCCGCCGCACATCTGCTCAGCCTCGTCGCGCCCAGCAAACCCGCCTCGTCGGATCAGCCCGACAACATCCTGACCCCGCGCGAATGTGACGTGCTGACCATGTTCGCCAAGGGCCTGTCGTATCAGGACGCCGCCGCCGCGCTCGATCTGTCGGTCCATACCATCGGCGACCATGTGAAACGCATTTACCGCAAGATGCAGGTCCGGTCGCGCAGCGAAGCGGTGTTCGAGGCGGTGCAGAACGGGTGGCTGGACGGGTAG